TATTTGTAATAGATGTGCGCGATTTTGGTCGGAGCAATCCGGGCTTTTGTGATTGCTCAAAATTGGAATAATATCCATGCTATGATCGAAATCAATAAAAGCTTCTTTATCGGGATGTAAGCGACCAATAATTCGTTTCTTATCGAGAGGCCGGCTCCAGCCTATTCCATCCGTGTAAAAACCAGTCAGCTTAACTTTGTGATCATCGCCGAACAAAAAATGAAGGCCGCTTTTTAGTCCAATTCGTAAAAGCGTTTCAACTTTCCTTGTATATATTTCTGTCTTATCAGCTGAGCCGTAATAAAGCGAACTCATTGTTGATGTGTTCCTTTTAAAAAATAGAACAAATTTACAACATGGGGGAATAATACCCCAGAGATGCTTATTGTGTCTTTTACTGCGTAAAGCATCTTCCATTAGTATTAAAATATCTTTTGCCGTTTTATGCTTAATATTTTCTGTTGTTCCAGTTAAATCATTGTAATGCAGTTTGCTGTCATTGTTATACTTAGCTCTGATCTTGCCTATCTGTGAGAGGATTATAGGTTTTATTCTGGTTGGAATAAATAAAAAAGCATGTATTACGTGGTTATCTTTGCTTTCATCGTGATAAACCTCATATTCGTCCCACTCGGGGAAAATATTGTACGGTTTTATATTGAATAATGTGTCCATAAAGATAAAGCCCCACTTTTTCAAGTCTTTCTTTGTGTAGCTAGAACTAGCTAGCAGGCATCATTTTCCCTTCTCCCAGCTTCTCCATTGTAGCATTTTTCCGCCTATACCCTGTCAAGGGGTCGCTCGCAGATATACATCAATAAAAATCTAATGTAGCTCGCGCCCCTCTGCTCCAGTCGTCCTCGACTCGCCCTCACATTAAATCAATGAAGCATTATAGTTCGGGCTTGCTCGTCCTCTTTTCGCGCCCTCCACCGATCCGCTCGTTATCCCTCGCGGATCGGCTCCGGGTGACAGGGGCGAAAAAATGCTATTGGCATGGCATCTTTTTTGGGAGGTGTCGCTTATGGTACGTGTCGTTGGCTTCATTGGTTCCCGCTCCTTGCCCGCTTCATTTTCTCCTCTTGTTTCCTCGTCCGTTTCCCTCTTTTTGTCCCGTGGCTTCCGGGTTGCTTCCGGTGGCGCTTTGGGGGCTGATTCATTCGCCCTCTCTGCCTTGCTCCGGCAGGGGGCCGCTTCTTCCGGGGTGCTATTCTCCGCTTGGCAGTCCGCTTCTGGGTTCCCTGCTTCGGTTCGTCCCCAGGTCAGCCGGTTCCTTGCTTCCGGCGGCCAGGTCGTTTGGGGTTCTGCTTCGCCCGGCGCGTCCCGCCAGCAGGCTGTCTCCGCGCTTTTGGGCCGCAACCGGCGGCTGGCCTCTTCCTGTTCGGTTCTGGTGGCTTTCCTCTTCGGTCCTTCCCGCGGCTCCCTTTTTACGGTGCGTCAGGCGGTTAGCCGTGGCGTTCCGGTGGTGGTTTTCCTTTGCGGGGGCGGGGCTGCTTTGCCCCCTGATCTAGCCAGGCACTGTTTTATTTTCAACAAAAAGGAGGTGCTTTAGTGGCTATTTCAGTTTTGTCCCCATGTCTGCAGTGCGGCAGCTTACTGCCAGGAGTTAGATGCCGTCCTCACAATCGGACCAGATGCGCCCGGTTTCTTAACTATGTTCAGTCTCTTAGCAAAAACCGCGCCCACCACATTCTGATCAAAGAATTGAAAGAATTAATTATCAAAAATTAAGATTGATCATTGTTTGGTTATTGCGTCTTGGTTATTGGTTATTTAAAAAAGGAGGTGTTTCAGATGAGAAGATGTTCTGTTTGCCGGGCATTGCTGACCCCTTGCAACGAGGGGCTTGATCATATCGGCTTCGAGCCGTACACGCTCAACCGGGTGGTCTTCATTTGCCAGGGTTGCTTGAACTCGATCCAAAATCAGATCGAATATGGCATATCTTATCAATATGCCGAGGTTTGATCCCATCAGGCCCGCTTCCTTCCACCAAAGGGAAGCGGGTCATTTTTTTGGTGATTATCTCTTGGTTATTTAGTGGTCATTGAATTTTGTTTGGTAATTGTTTCTTGGTAATTGGTTATTTAAAAAAGGGAGTTGGTAAAAATGGGTGAGTATATTAAAAACATTGCGACCGGGGAAGAGATAAAGATCGGGGTCATGGATAATTGCTTTTTTAGTCGGGCGGAGATCAAGGAGTGGCTGTTCGATCCCGATTGGGTCGGTTGGTATGCCGGCAAGGAAGAGGCCGGGACGCTTGAGTCGTTTTACGACAATCCCGGTACTTTATACGATGGGATTCCGGGGTTGATCCGGAAAGATTTCGCGATCCTTGTCCCTTTGGGCGATTTGGAAGTTTGCGATCATCGCAAAGTTGATGTTTGGAAGAAAGGGAAGCGCGGGACTGGCTATCAATACACGGTTGAGTGCGAATTTAAGGGGAAGAACGAGCTGTGGGCGGCAGTTGGGCAATTTTTGCTTGCGATTGTTGCGACACTTTATTGAGTCTTCCCCAGGAGTTGATTAATAAAGCCTTAGAGCAAATGAGTCCGGACCAGCGAGAGTATCTTACGCCGTTGCTAAAAGGGAGATCCTGATCCATAAAGGGGGCGGAAGCGCCCCCTTTTTTGTGGTCGCCGGTATATTTGACAACTCAAGCGATGAGTTGTATCATATGGTAACAAGTAGTAATAAGTAGTAGGAGGCGGTAGCAATGAGTAGCCTGGTTGTTGGTAAATCGTGGCTGACATTGGAAGAGCTTTCCCAGTATCTTTGTTTCAGCAAAGAGAAGATATATTTACTGCTAAAAGCCAGACAAATTCCAGCGGTGAAAGTCGGACGGCACTGGCGCTTTAACCGGCAACATATCGATGAATGGTTAATAAGTTTAACCCCATCCGTAGAACAAAAACCGGAGAACACGGAAAAACAACAATATTCAGCTTCGTTGGGGATTGTCGGGCCTGCTGGGTCGATCAAAGTTGTCTTGCAAAAAGAAGTTGTTGATCCAAAACTCCAAAACGATTTATGGGCAACCTATCACGATACTTTTGAAAGAAACAAGGAAAAGGCGGCCCAAGATCAGCGTTCTTACGATCGATCGACTTTTATTGACGCGTTAACCGATCCGGATTATCTTAAATTCGTTCTGGTCAAAGACGATTCGATCAAGGGCTTAAGTTTGGCGACCAATAATTTAGATAAGGCCCGTATTGTTTACATGAATCCGGAATACTTCAAAACCCGATACCCCAATTTTGCTCAAGCCGGAAAAATCTTTTATGTTACCGCTCTAAGCGTGATCTCCGGCTTTCATGAATTAAAGGGAATCAATGAGCTTTTGACGACCATGATCCATTTTATCGACCAAAACGAAGCGGTCGTCGCCTTTGATTATTCGGAAAATAAAAATCATTTTCTCCCTGATCTGATCCAACTGCTGGCCAGGCGGAATAATATCCCGGTGATCGGCAATAAACTGGATGCACAGGTCTATTTTGAAATATATGGTGAAAAAAACCGTCAGCCGGAGTAAAATTAGTCGTAGATGCACCAGAACTATCTCATTTATACACCAATCTTAGCGGCTTCTTTAGTTTTAAGCCTGTACATTCTATTCCGTGATTCAAAAAACGGCCCTCATCGGGTCTTAAGCGCCCTGATCTTCTCTCTTTTTGTTTGGGTCTTTTGCCTGCTGATAACTGACACGACGCAGGACCTATCGACCGCTCTATTTTGGGGGAGAATGGCGATCATTGGTCCCTCTTTTATTCCGGCCTTGTTCCTTTGCTTTACGTTAGTATTTCCAAAAGTAAATCTGACCGTTTTCCGGTTAATAACGATATTGTTGCCGGCCTTAGCCTTTACTGTTTTATCGCCGACGGCGCTTAATGTCGAAGCGGTGGCGATCCATGGTTGGGGGACGGAGATATTTCCTGGGGTTCTCTACCGCTATCTGTTGGCATATTTTTTGGTTTATTTTGGTTTGGCTTTTATTCTCTTATTCCAAAATTATCAAAACGGTCCAATCTCGACCAAAAACCAGATCAGGTATGTATTTTTTGGCGCGCTTATCGCGGTGCTTTTAGGTTTATGCACCAATTTGATCTTAATTGAATTTGGCCTTTCGCAATTCAGTGTTTTAGGGCCTTTTTCCACGTTAATCTTTTCCGCTGTTACCGCTTACGCGATTATTAAACACCGCCTGATCGATATTTCGGTCGTTATTAGTCGGTGGGTCGCGGAGTTGGCGGCCGCTTCCATTTTTAGCGTGATCTATCTCGCTTTAGCCTGGGGATATAAAGCTTTTTTTGCCAACGCTCTTAATTTGCCGTTTATTATTTTGACTTTAATTTATGGTTTTATGGTCGCCCAATATCATCTACGGGTCAGGCTGTTTATCCAAACTACCTCCGACAAGCTGATCCTGCGCGGTAAATATGACTACTATCAATCATTGGCGAATGTCGGCCTTGAGATCAATAAAAGCCTTTCCCTGGAGAATATTAAGGCGACTTTGCGCCGGGTCTTTTTTGAGGTGATGGAGGTTTCCAATCCCAGGCTGTTTCTCCCGGCCGATTTTTCCCGTCCGGAAGTTAAAGCGCTTATCGCGGAGGAGATCGTTTTCAAAGGAAATGATCTGGTCATTCCCTGCCGGATCGAGAACCGGCTTGTTGCCCTGATCGCGCTGGGGAAAAAATTATCGGAGGATGCCTATACTGACGAGGATTTGCGCCTCCTTAACTCTTTGTCCAGCCAGGTGGCGGTGGCGATCGATCATACCAGGACCTACGATGAGATCAAGAAAGAGCTGGAAACAGCCCAAGTTCAACTCGACCGCGCCCAGCGGCTGGCCGCGCTGGGAACGATTGCCGCCGGCGTGGCCCACGAGATTCGCAACCCTTTGACCGTTATCCAGACGGAAACTGATATATTGGTGAAAGCCCCGAAGGGGGTGGAAGAGTTAAAGACTTTCCAGGAAAAAGTTACTTCTCATATCAAAAGAGCGACCGCTATTATCAGGAACATGCTTAACCTGACAAAAAGCGAAAAAAGAGTGGAATTACCGGTCGACCTCAATGCGCTTATTGAGGCGACGATCGGCTTCTTTTCTTTGGACCGGATAGTTTTGCGGAAGGAATTGAAGCCGCTTTCCGTGATCAAAGGCAATCCTGATGAGCTTCGGCAGGTCTTGGTCAATCTTATTGATAATGCCCTGGCTGTAATGCCGGAAGGGGGCGCTCTGGGGATAAAAACGTATCAAACAGAAGGGCATGTTTTTATTGAGGTTTCCGATACCGGACCGGGGATCGCTAAAGAAAATCTTTCCAGGATATTTGACCCATTCTTTTCGACCCGGCATGATGGGGCTGGCTTGGGGTTGTCGATAGTTTACCGAATTGTCAGGGAGCATGGGGGCAAGATTGAAGTGAAAAGTCCCTCCGCCGATCCGGAGTTCAAGACAACTTTTATTCTTTCTTTTTAAGTTCTTCTCTTTTATCGATATGTCGGCCGAAGGTTTCCAGTACCATCGATGTTTCCGCGTCCGATTTAGAAAAGAACCGTTTGATCGTTCCAATCAGTTCGTCTTCTACGAAAGGCTTGGTGATATACCCGGCGACATAGCCTCCCGTTGCCTTTTCCCATTTTTCCTCGTCTTCATAAGCAGTGACCATTATGATCCCAATTTGGTCTTCATATTCTTTTCTGATCTTTTGGAGAAATTGCAGGCCGTCCATCTCCGGCATTTTAATGTCTAAAAGTATCAGCCTGACGCGATTGCTGGAAGGGAGCAGCTTGCGATTGTGCTTATGGAGTATTTCCAAGGCTTCTTTGGCTGAATTGGCGGTCAGTGCGTCAAATTCATCCGTTTCTTTAATTAATCGGGCGGTTCCTTCCGCGATTTCCACCTCATCGTCGACGACTAAAACTAATGGCTTTTTCATGGTGACACCTCCAAAATGATTTTGATTGTCCCATGGTTGTGGGAAAGAAGTCAACTTGTAATTAAGAAAGAGGATATAATTAAAAACAAATATGCGCATCTATCTTAAAGATTCCCATTGGTTGGAATACTTGAGATATCGACGACTTTCCCGGTTGTCTCGATCGACTCACGAGAAAATCCGGATCGAGATTGGTTTGTATTTCAGTTATTTAAAGAAAGTCGGCATAAAGTCAATAAATGAAGCAAACGAGGAAATGGTCAGTGATTATTTGCTCGATTGTAAAAACAGTAAATATTGGCTGACTGGACGGAAAAGAAGCGTTTTTACCATTGCTTATAAGCGGATGCTTCTTTGGAATTATTACGAATTCCTGCAAAAAAATGGCTACTACCCGGTTAATCCCTTTAGGAATATCCCCCCTTTATTGTTACCGAAGAAAATCCCTCCTTATTTATCAACGCGGCAGATAATCAAGCTCTTTAAGGTGGCGGTTAGAAACAAAAAGCGGCCGACCCAATTTCAAATAAGATTGCGGGCTTATATGGCTTTATTGTTTTTCTACGGACTGACAAACCACGAAGTGTTCAGGATAAGAATTAAAGACCTAGATTTCCTTAATGGGGTTATTCTTATTCGCCGGACAAGAACTCATGATAGACGTGCTTTGCCCTTATTCTCCCCGATTACAAGCTGGTTGCAGGATTATATTGAAATCCGACCCAAAAGAAGATCTCCCAACTTATTTCAATGTGTAAAAAGAAAAAGTCATTACAGCTATTTTAGTTCAAGGGGCGATTTACTGCATATATCAAGGAAACTTCATTTTCCGGTGAGTGCCTCAATTATTCGAAACACCTTTTTTGTAATTATGAGCAATAACCGGGTCGAGCACCGGGTTATTCAGGCGATCGTCGGTTCCCACACGATAAGAACAATAAAAAAACGAGCAAGCAAGAGTCTCGCCGGCAAAAGAGAAACGGTTGAGAAATATTTGCAGGGCATTACATGAGGTTAAATAAATGCGTAAGGTCCTATATGTCGGGGAACAAGCATATTAAAAGGCTATCGATAAACACCATGGTTTTTCAAAAACGAGTTCTTGCTAAATATCTTCCCGATGTTCTGACTGTCGAAGACATTACGGTCAAAATGATTCAAACGATATTTGATTTGATGAAAAAGGAAAGGGTTTCGCCGGCGACCATTCGATCTCGCTATGCGATAATAATGGCGTTTCTTAATCATTGCTATCGCCACAAACACCTGAAATTCAACCCTTCTTTTACTATTAAAAAAATCAGGAAATATCGAGCCCAAAAAATCCCTTTGAATGGGCTGGCATTGCGCAAGATGTTGGACGTTAATATTAACTATCGTTATTGCCATGATTTTCAATATTATCGGAATAAAGCAATTATTGGCCTGCTGATTTATACTGGCTTGAGAGTCGGAGAGGTTGATCGTCTGCGGAAAGACGATGTTCATGACGACTATGTAAATATAATTGCCGGGAAAGGGCGGTTTGATCGGGTCGTGCCTATTCAAGAGCCGCTGATTTCCTGGCTAGCCAATTACTTAAAAAGCCGTAAACACTTTCATTCAAACCGTCTCTTTATCGGTCTGTTCAAAAAATCGCAATTCAATCGCAATACCGTAAACATAATTGTTAAAAATGTGGCGCGCGCGGCTAAAATTCGAAAGAAAGTATATGCCCATTTGTTGCGGCATTCGTTTGCCAGCCAAATGTTAAAAGGCCGGGTCGATCTGGAAGACTTACGGCAAATAATGGGGCATCAGAACCTTGAAATGACCGCGATGTACGCAAAACCAGATTTTGAAATGGTGAAGGAAGCGTTATTATCAAACCCAATGGTAAAGATATTAGGAGGTGAAAAATGATTGCGATCAAACAGGTGTGGTCGAAAAGGAAAATCATTGAAGGGATAAGGCTTTTATTTGTTGAACATGGGACGATAACTCCCCGTGAAATACGAAGAGATTATGCTCGTTTATATAATGCCACCCAGAAGCGTATTTATTTTGGCG
This window of the Candidatus Margulisiibacteriota bacterium genome carries:
- a CDS encoding DNA-processing protein DprA; translated protein: MVRVVGFIGSRSLPASFSPLVSSSVSLFLSRGFRVASGGALGADSFALSALLRQGAASSGVLFSAWQSASGFPASVRPQVSRFLASGGQVVWGSASPGASRQQAVSALLGRNRRLASSCSVLVAFLFGPSRGSLFTVRQAVSRGVPVVVFLCGGGAALPPDLARHCFIFNKKEVL
- a CDS encoding helix-turn-helix domain-containing protein, whose amino-acid sequence is MSSLVVGKSWLTLEELSQYLCFSKEKIYLLLKARQIPAVKVGRHWRFNRQHIDEWLISLTPSVEQKPENTEKQQYSASLGIVGPAGSIKVVLQKEVVDPKLQNDLWATYHDTFERNKEKAAQDQRSYDRSTFIDALTDPDYLKFVLVKDDSIKGLSLATNNLDKARIVYMNPEYFKTRYPNFAQAGKIFYVTALSVISGFHELKGINELLTTMIHFIDQNEAVVAFDYSENKNHFLPDLIQLLARRNNIPVIGNKLDAQVYFEIYGEKNRQPE
- a CDS encoding ATP-binding protein, yielding MHQNYLIYTPILAASLVLSLYILFRDSKNGPHRVLSALIFSLFVWVFCLLITDTTQDLSTALFWGRMAIIGPSFIPALFLCFTLVFPKVNLTVFRLITILLPALAFTVLSPTALNVEAVAIHGWGTEIFPGVLYRYLLAYFLVYFGLAFILLFQNYQNGPISTKNQIRYVFFGALIAVLLGLCTNLILIEFGLSQFSVLGPFSTLIFSAVTAYAIIKHRLIDISVVISRWVAELAAASIFSVIYLALAWGYKAFFANALNLPFIILTLIYGFMVAQYHLRVRLFIQTTSDKLILRGKYDYYQSLANVGLEINKSLSLENIKATLRRVFFEVMEVSNPRLFLPADFSRPEVKALIAEEIVFKGNDLVIPCRIENRLVALIALGKKLSEDAYTDEDLRLLNSLSSQVAVAIDHTRTYDEIKKELETAQVQLDRAQRLAALGTIAAGVAHEIRNPLTVIQTETDILVKAPKGVEELKTFQEKVTSHIKRATAIIRNMLNLTKSEKRVELPVDLNALIEATIGFFSLDRIVLRKELKPLSVIKGNPDELRQVLVNLIDNALAVMPEGGALGIKTYQTEGHVFIEVSDTGPGIAKENLSRIFDPFFSTRHDGAGLGLSIVYRIVREHGGKIEVKSPSADPEFKTTFILSF
- a CDS encoding response regulator, whose translation is MKKPLVLVVDDEVEIAEGTARLIKETDEFDALTANSAKEALEILHKHNRKLLPSSNRVRLILLDIKMPEMDGLQFLQKIRKEYEDQIGIIMVTAYEDEEKWEKATGGYVAGYITKPFVEDELIGTIKRFFSKSDAETSMVLETFGRHIDKREELKKKE
- a CDS encoding site-specific integrase, whose protein sequence is MVSDYLLDCKNSKYWLTGRKRSVFTIAYKRMLLWNYYEFLQKNGYYPVNPFRNIPPLLLPKKIPPYLSTRQIIKLFKVAVRNKKRPTQFQIRLRAYMALLFFYGLTNHEVFRIRIKDLDFLNGVILIRRTRTHDRRALPLFSPITSWLQDYIEIRPKRRSPNLFQCVKRKSHYSYFSSRGDLLHISRKLHFPVSASIIRNTFFVIMSNNRVEHRVIQAIVGSHTIRTIKKRASKSLAGKRETVEKYLQGIT
- a CDS encoding tyrosine-type recombinase/integrase encodes the protein MVFQKRVLAKYLPDVLTVEDITVKMIQTIFDLMKKERVSPATIRSRYAIIMAFLNHCYRHKHLKFNPSFTIKKIRKYRAQKIPLNGLALRKMLDVNINYRYCHDFQYYRNKAIIGLLIYTGLRVGEVDRLRKDDVHDDYVNIIAGKGRFDRVVPIQEPLISWLANYLKSRKHFHSNRLFIGLFKKSQFNRNTVNIIVKNVARAAKIRKKVYAHLLRHSFASQMLKGRVDLEDLRQIMGHQNLEMTAMYAKPDFEMVKEALLSNPMVKILGGEK